A single genomic interval of Cupriavidus sp. MP-37 harbors:
- a CDS encoding DUF2917 domain-containing protein translates to MKTVLTTTEFTLNPGEVTTLSVHAAQRLHIAEARGTDVWLTRENDSEDYWLRCGGSLLLRPGDEVVLSIDPRALHPVRLALIAEARRPALALADLPHLVYRSLRRLVRGTEWTPNQDRVTAS, encoded by the coding sequence ATGAAAACCGTGCTCACAACGACCGAGTTCACCCTGAATCCTGGCGAAGTCACCACGCTGTCGGTGCATGCCGCGCAGCGCCTGCATATTGCAGAGGCCCGTGGTACCGACGTGTGGCTGACCCGCGAGAACGATTCGGAGGACTACTGGCTGCGTTGTGGCGGCAGCCTGCTGCTGCGCCCGGGCGACGAGGTGGTGCTCAGCATCGACCCGCGCGCCCTGCATCCGGTGCGCCTGGCGCTGATTGCCGAGGCGCGCCGCCCGGCGCTGGCGCTGGCCGACCTGCCGCACCTGGTGTACCGCAGCCTGCGCCGTCTGGTTCGAGGCACGGAGTGGACGCCTAACCAGGACCGGGTCACCGCCTCCTGA
- a CDS encoding tyrosine recombinase XerC, with protein MTARRPPRDAVAPPAPAGGAAAPPDPLVTRYLDWLRGSRKLAEHTLSGYARELRVLQAHAAQHAPGVALLALQTHHIRHFAARLHAAGLVGTSIGRALSAWRGFYLWAARHGHGVTVNPVDGVRAPRSRHALPKALSVEHAVALVAHPAGTDAEALRDQAVYELFYSSGLRLSELVQLDLRYADADGYRSSGWLDLAGAEVTVTGKGSRRRSVPVGSKAIAALQAWLAVRDDLLRPGAPPEDAHALFLGARGRRLSMRTVQLRLKQQALRAGVPADVHPHMLRHSFATHMLQSSGDLRAVQEMLGHASISTTQVYTALDFQHLAKVYDKAHPRAGRARAKPAADAAGIAADRDQTPED; from the coding sequence ATGACGGCACGCCGGCCACCGCGCGACGCGGTCGCGCCGCCCGCTCCCGCCGGCGGCGCAGCGGCGCCGCCGGACCCGCTGGTCACGCGCTACCTCGACTGGCTGCGCGGCAGCCGCAAGCTGGCCGAGCACACGCTGTCGGGCTATGCGCGCGAGCTGCGCGTGCTGCAGGCGCACGCGGCGCAGCATGCGCCGGGCGTCGCGCTGCTGGCGCTGCAGACTCACCATATCCGTCATTTCGCCGCGCGGCTGCATGCCGCCGGGCTGGTCGGCACCAGTATCGGGCGCGCGCTGTCGGCATGGCGCGGCTTCTATCTCTGGGCCGCACGCCATGGCCATGGCGTGACCGTGAATCCGGTCGACGGCGTGCGCGCGCCGCGCTCCAGGCACGCGCTACCGAAGGCGCTGTCGGTCGAGCACGCGGTGGCGCTGGTCGCACACCCGGCCGGCACCGACGCCGAGGCGCTGCGCGACCAGGCCGTCTACGAATTGTTCTACTCGAGCGGGCTGCGGCTGTCCGAGCTGGTGCAGCTGGACCTGCGCTATGCCGATGCCGACGGCTACCGCTCCAGCGGCTGGCTCGACCTGGCCGGCGCCGAGGTCACCGTGACCGGCAAGGGCTCGCGCCGGCGCTCGGTGCCGGTCGGCAGCAAGGCGATCGCGGCGCTGCAGGCGTGGCTCGCGGTACGCGACGACTTGCTGCGGCCGGGCGCCCCGCCCGAGGACGCCCATGCGCTGTTTCTCGGTGCGCGCGGGCGGCGCCTGTCGATGCGCACGGTGCAGCTGCGGCTCAAGCAGCAGGCGCTGCGCGCCGGCGTGCCGGCCGATGTGCATCCGCATATGCTGCGGCATTCCTTCGCCACCCACATGCTGCAGTCTTCCGGCGACCTGCGCGCGGTGCAGGAGATGCTGGGCCATGCCAGCATCTCCACCACGCAGGTCTACACCGCGCTGGATTTCCAGCACCTGGCCAAGGTCTACGACAAGGCCCACCCGCGCGCCGGCCGGGCGCGCGCGAAGCCGGCGGCCGATGCCGCTGGCATTGCGGCGGACCGCGACCAAACGCCGGAAGACTGA
- a CDS encoding transcriptional regulator GcvA: MAWKSAWEKDLPRGWHRELPRLPALTALRAFEAAARHESFSRAATELFVTHGAVSHQIRALEEELGMPLFERHGKRVALTPAGRLYAERVRDALLQIADATRALQAGNRDKRLTISTMPSFAARWLTPRIGSFIERHPELDVELLSSNTLVNFAHEEVDIALRMGSGDYPGLYVERLLDDVFFPVCSPHFNGGRLPARPQDMAGMPLLRGEGDPWKPWFEAAGLDWPEPRKGLLLEDSSLLLQAASEGQGIALIRSSLACNDLLSGRVVRLFEVSIPCPWLLYFVCAPGSLNLPKVQAFRGWLLPEIERFREVLAQWE; this comes from the coding sequence ATGGCCTGGAAAAGCGCCTGGGAGAAAGACCTGCCGCGCGGCTGGCACCGCGAGCTGCCGCGCCTGCCGGCGCTGACCGCGCTGCGCGCGTTCGAGGCCGCGGCACGGCACGAGAGCTTTTCGCGCGCGGCGACCGAGCTGTTTGTCACCCATGGCGCGGTCAGCCACCAGATCCGCGCGCTGGAAGAGGAACTGGGCATGCCGCTGTTCGAGCGCCATGGCAAGCGCGTGGCGCTGACGCCGGCGGGCCGGCTGTATGCCGAGCGCGTGCGCGACGCCCTGCTGCAGATCGCCGATGCCACGCGCGCGCTGCAGGCCGGCAACCGCGACAAGCGCCTGACCATCAGCACCATGCCGTCGTTCGCCGCGCGCTGGCTGACGCCGCGCATCGGCAGCTTTATCGAGCGCCACCCGGAGCTGGATGTCGAACTGCTGTCATCGAACACGCTGGTCAACTTTGCGCACGAAGAAGTCGATATCGCGCTGCGCATGGGCAGCGGCGACTATCCCGGCCTGTACGTGGAGCGGCTGCTCGACGACGTCTTCTTCCCGGTGTGCAGCCCCCACTTCAACGGCGGCCGGCTGCCCGCACGGCCGCAGGACATGGCCGGCATGCCGCTGCTGCGTGGCGAGGGCGATCCGTGGAAGCCGTGGTTCGAGGCCGCCGGGCTCGACTGGCCGGAGCCGCGCAAGGGCCTGCTGCTGGAAGATTCCTCGCTGCTGCTGCAGGCCGCCTCGGAAGGTCAGGGCATCGCCCTGATCCGCTCGTCGCTGGCGTGCAACGACCTGCTGTCCGGGCGCGTGGTGCGGCTGTTCGAGGTCAGCATCCCGTGCCCGTGGCTGCTGTACTTCGTGTGCGCGCCCGGCTCGCTGAACCTGCCCAAGGTGCAGGCGTTCCGCGGCTGGCTGCTGCCCGAGATCGAGCGCTTCCGCGAGGTGCTGGCGCAGTGGGAGTGA
- a CDS encoding DUF484 family protein produces MNAQDVAAYLQSHPEFFEEHAELLAAVQLTSPHSHRAVSLQERQMEILREKNKGLELRLADLVRHGHENDRTQQRLHDWQLRLLAEADSHALPYAVQDGLQQVFDVPAVALKLWDVAEQYAHMEVAQGASEDLRIFAEGLRAPYCGGNSGFEAASLLERDDVTSLAMVTLRVPVRAGEAAAGADVRGAAFGLLVLGSPDPRRFHEGMGTAYLAQIGEVAGAALNRLRD; encoded by the coding sequence ATGAACGCCCAAGACGTTGCCGCCTACCTGCAGAGCCATCCTGAATTCTTCGAAGAGCATGCCGAGCTGCTGGCCGCGGTGCAGCTGACCAGCCCGCACAGCCATCGTGCCGTGTCGCTGCAGGAGCGCCAGATGGAAATCCTGCGCGAGAAGAACAAGGGCCTGGAGCTGCGCCTGGCGGACCTGGTCCGCCATGGCCACGAGAACGACCGCACCCAGCAGCGCCTGCATGACTGGCAACTGCGCCTGCTGGCCGAGGCCGATTCGCATGCGCTGCCGTATGCGGTGCAGGACGGTTTGCAGCAGGTGTTCGACGTGCCGGCGGTCGCGCTCAAGCTGTGGGATGTCGCCGAGCAGTACGCGCACATGGAAGTGGCACAGGGCGCCAGCGAAGACCTGCGCATCTTTGCCGAAGGCCTGCGTGCGCCGTACTGCGGCGGCAACAGCGGCTTCGAGGCGGCCAGCCTGCTGGAGCGCGACGATGTCACCTCGCTGGCGATGGTGACGCTGCGCGTGCCGGTGCGCGCCGGCGAGGCCGCGGCCGGCGCCGACGTGCGTGGCGCCGCCTTTGGCCTGCTGGTGCTGGGCTCGCCCGACCCGCGCCGCTTCCACGAAGGCATGGGCACCGCCTACCTGGCGCAGATCGGCGAGGTTGCGGGCGCGGCGCTGAACCGGCTGCGCGACTGA